From Halococcus agarilyticus, one genomic window encodes:
- a CDS encoding group I intron-associated PD-(D/E)XK endonuclease translates to METHRKGDLTEAIVIAELKKRAIPVSIPFGDNERYDVVTETPDGRLLKVQIKTGWMADGKVTFHGKSQHTNASGNVYETYDGDVDFFLVYCYELKRMYWIREDEFRTQMSLRVEEPEQVKPSINWAEDYEFDATWPPG, encoded by the coding sequence ATGGAAACACATCGGAAAGGCGACCTCACCGAGGCGATCGTCATTGCCGAACTCAAGAAACGAGCGATTCCGGTTTCGATCCCGTTTGGGGACAACGAACGGTACGACGTCGTGACGGAAACTCCCGATGGTCGTTTGCTGAAGGTACAGATCAAGACCGGCTGGATGGCCGACGGAAAAGTGACGTTTCACGGGAAATCGCAGCACACGAACGCGAGCGGAAACGTCTATGAGACGTACGACGGCGATGTCGACTTCTTTCTCGTGTACTGCTACGAGCTCAAACGGATGTACTGGATCCGAGAAGACGAGTTTCGAACACAGATGTCGTTGCGAGTCGAAGAGCCCGAACAGGTGAAGCCGAGCATCAACTGGGCCGAGGACTACGAGTTCGACGCGACCTGGCCACCGGGGTGA